In a single window of the Gemmatimonadota bacterium genome:
- a CDS encoding DUF3883 domain-containing protein produces the protein MPRNWSEAEIFAIVEDYFEMLALELEGRRYNKTEHRLALMDTVDRTKGSIERKHMNISAVLAVLGLPYINGYKPYSNFQQALFEAVQARLHDDTVLYASLTGEAAVVGEPLAEFRIDTEQVIDPEQVYIDAPLPLEVTVPQLPEDISRIVRKFESPAERDARNRMLGKAGEEFVFELERKRLSMLGKQDLADDVRWVARDDGDGYGYDIRSFHGTGTGDEASRERWLEIKTTNGPKTTPFFITRNELSVSAENPKIFRIVRLFDFRRRARAYRLEPPLEERVRLTPAIYRAYP, from the coding sequence ATGCCCCGTAACTGGTCCGAAGCCGAAATCTTCGCCATCGTAGAAGACTATTTCGAGATGCTCGCGCTCGAACTGGAGGGACGCCGTTACAACAAGACCGAGCATCGTCTTGCGCTCATGGACACGGTTGATCGCACCAAGGGATCGATTGAGCGCAAGCATATGAACATCAGCGCGGTGTTGGCCGTTCTCGGTCTTCCCTATATCAATGGGTATAAACCTTACAGCAATTTCCAACAGGCGTTGTTCGAGGCGGTGCAGGCACGACTTCATGATGACACTGTTCTTTATGCGTCTTTGACGGGAGAGGCTGCTGTAGTAGGGGAACCTTTAGCCGAGTTTCGCATAGATACGGAACAGGTAATTGACCCGGAACAGGTTTACATAGACGCGCCGCTACCTCTGGAAGTCACAGTGCCGCAATTACCGGAAGACATCAGCAGGATTGTACGGAAGTTCGAATCTCCCGCCGAGCGGGATGCCCGCAATCGAATGCTTGGAAAGGCAGGCGAGGAGTTCGTGTTCGAATTGGAGCGGAAGAGGTTGTCCATGCTTGGCAAGCAGGACCTGGCAGACGATGTACGTTGGGTCGCTCGGGACGACGGAGACGGTTACGGCTACGACATCCGATCATTCCACGGAACAGGCACAGGTGACGAGGCCAGCCGCGAGCGCTGGCTGGAGATCAAAACGACGAACGGTCCGAAGACTACCCCGTTCTTCATTACGAGGAACGAATTGAGTGTATCCGCAGAAAATCCCAAGATCTTCAGGATTGTGAGGTTATTCGACTTTCGCAGAAGAGCGCGAGCTTATCGTCTGGAACCGCCGCTGGAGGAACGTGTTCGGCTTACACCTGCGATATACAGGGCCTATCCATGA
- a CDS encoding ABC transporter substrate-binding protein has protein sequence MSRNTPKIRVLLSALVALALLAAYPPSQASAQNQTITVVSFGGSYSRACEKGYHERFEAETGIKINFEDYNGGLAQIRAQVDVGNVYWDVVDMNVADIVRGCDEGLLVPINIDDFSPGADGTPAADDFVEGTVSECGVTTLFFSTVIAYNDERIGDVKPKTVDDFFDLEKFPGRRGMRRVPRVNLEFALMADGVPLDEVYATLDTEAGIARAFRKLDTIKEHIIWWETGAHPPQLLADGEVVMTTAYNGRIFNAQVLEDQPFVIVWDGQVLDTSGFGIVEGTRNLEAALRFFDFAATAESMAGLARYIAYSPTRRSAMPLISTHAETGVDMRPYMPTTPENAARALHNDWEWWSDNGEEMNERFSTWLAR, from the coding sequence ATGTCGAGAAACACCCCGAAGATTCGAGTCCTCCTTTCAGCCCTGGTGGCATTGGCCTTGCTCGCCGCATATCCCCCAAGCCAGGCATCGGCCCAGAACCAAACCATCACCGTCGTCAGCTTCGGCGGCTCCTACTCCCGTGCCTGTGAGAAGGGATACCACGAGCGGTTCGAAGCGGAAACGGGCATCAAGATCAATTTCGAGGACTACAATGGCGGGCTGGCGCAGATCCGCGCGCAGGTGGACGTGGGAAACGTATACTGGGACGTAGTTGACATGAATGTGGCCGATATCGTCCGGGGTTGCGATGAAGGACTGCTCGTTCCAATCAACATCGACGATTTTTCTCCGGGCGCTGATGGCACGCCGGCCGCGGATGATTTCGTTGAGGGTACGGTCTCGGAATGCGGCGTGACGACCCTCTTCTTTTCGACGGTTATCGCGTACAACGACGAACGCATCGGCGACGTGAAGCCCAAGACCGTCGACGACTTCTTCGATCTGGAAAAGTTCCCGGGCCGCCGGGGCATGCGGCGGGTTCCGCGGGTCAATCTCGAATTCGCGCTGATGGCGGACGGGGTGCCGCTGGACGAGGTATATGCCACGCTGGACACGGAGGCGGGCATCGCGCGGGCCTTCCGCAAGCTGGATACCATCAAGGAACACATCATATGGTGGGAGACCGGGGCCCATCCGCCGCAGTTGCTGGCCGACGGCGAGGTCGTGATGACCACGGCCTACAACGGGCGCATCTTCAACGCGCAGGTGCTGGAAGATCAGCCTTTCGTCATCGTCTGGGACGGCCAGGTCCTGGATACGAGCGGGTTCGGCATCGTCGAAGGCACGCGCAACCTCGAAGCCGCACTCCGGTTTTTCGACTTCGCCGCCACGGCGGAGTCCATGGCCGGCCTCGCCCGGTACATCGCCTACAGTCCGACGCGCCGTTCCGCCATGCCGCTGATCTCGACCCACGCCGAGACGGGCGTGGACATGAGACCGTATATGCCCACGACCCCGGAGAACGCCGCGCGCGCCTTGCACAACGACTGGGAATGGTGGAGCGACAACGGCGAAGAAATGAACGAGCGTTTCAGCACGTGGCTGGCGCGGTGA
- a CDS encoding ABC transporter substrate-binding protein produces the protein MVERQRRRNERAFQHVAGAVSRRGEETEDRRPSSSPMIRIVLSALVVLAWLSAYPPGQVSAQNQTITVVSFGGSYARACDRSYHDRFEAETGIRINLEDYTGGLAQIRAQVEMGNVFWDVVDLNMPELVRGCDEGLLVPVSIDDLPKGADGASVTDDFVEGTITECGATKLFFSRMIAYNDERIGDLKPTTTADFFDLEKFPGRRGMKRSPVANLEFALMADGVPQEDVYNTLDTEEGVRRAFRKLDTIKEQIVWWETAAHPPQMLADGEVTMTTAANGRIFNAQELEGQPFVILWNSQILYTSGYGIVEGTRNLEAARRFLRYASKAESMANLARYIAYSPTRRSAMPLISTHVETGVDMKPHMPTSPENVARALHNDWEWWSDNGEEMNERFSTWLAR, from the coding sequence ATGGTGGAGCGACAACGGCGAAGAAATGAACGAGCGTTTCAGCACGTGGCTGGCGCGGTGAGTCGGCGCGGTGAGGAGACAGAAGACAGAAGACCGAGCAGTTCCCCCATGATTCGTATAGTCCTTTCGGCCCTGGTGGTGTTAGCCTGGCTCTCTGCATATCCTCCGGGCCAGGTATCCGCCCAAAACCAGACGATCACCGTCGTCAGTTTCGGCGGATCTTACGCCCGGGCCTGTGATAGAAGCTACCACGATCGGTTCGAGGCGGAAACAGGCATCAGGATCAACCTGGAGGACTACACCGGAGGATTGGCGCAGATCCGTGCCCAGGTGGAGATGGGTAACGTGTTCTGGGATGTTGTTGATCTGAACATGCCCGAACTCGTCCGGGGTTGCGACGAAGGGCTGCTCGTTCCCGTCAGCATCGACGACCTGCCAAAGGGCGCCGACGGCGCGTCCGTAACAGATGATTTCGTCGAGGGTACGATCACCGAATGCGGTGCGACCAAGTTGTTCTTTTCGAGGATGATCGCATACAACGACGAGCGTATCGGCGACCTGAAACCCACCACAACAGCCGACTTCTTCGATCTGGAAAAGTTTCCGGGAAGACGGGGAATGAAACGTTCGCCCGTGGCCAATCTCGAGTTTGCCCTTATGGCTGACGGCGTTCCACAGGAGGACGTATATAACACGCTGGACACCGAGGAAGGTGTTCGCCGCGCGTTCCGCAAACTGGACACGATCAAGGAACAGATCGTATGGTGGGAGACGGCTGCCCATCCCCCTCAGATGCTGGCCGATGGCGAGGTAACGATGACCACGGCAGCCAATGGACGTATCTTCAATGCCCAGGAGCTTGAGGGACAACCCTTCGTCATACTCTGGAACAGCCAGATTCTGTATACGAGCGGCTATGGCATCGTCGAGGGTACGCGCAACCTCGAAGCCGCACGCCGGTTTCTCAGGTATGCCAGCAAAGCGGAGTCCATGGCCAACCTTGCCCGTTACATCGCCTACAGCCCGACGCGCCGTTCCGCCATGCCCCTGATTTCGACCCACGTAGAGACTGGCGTGGACATGAAACCGCATATGCCCACGAGTCCGGAAAACGTGGCGCGCGCCCTGCACAACGACTGGGAATGGTGGAGCGACAACGGCGAAGAGATGAACGAGCGGTTCAGCACATGGCTGGCGCGGTGA
- a CDS encoding phytanoyl-CoA dioxygenase family protein — translation MPLAMTPKQAQDFDEGGFIVLEEFFDPSELDRLLSAIEEVGERIRSEKNLGPDDPYAVRNALAHHDAFLDLIDHPRMLPLVVDAIGWNIQIRTTHLDVRPPYPEDLKARISGVGKGEDHEAGYRNVGWHPDLASDDLFMAPSLDGRLPYMEVKVFYVLYDMTESDCGNLWLVPGSHRRRPAELFGRENGTDPEGAVELKLPIGSAVLWRTAVWHCVGPNLSRKTRKIMHVGYHYRWLRPTDFNEQDPGLIERSPPIRRQLLGALSPKGDPMGPDPYYHPASRHWMSEDKDDVPLREWAERIAEG, via the coding sequence ATGCCTCTCGCGATGACGCCAAAACAGGCCCAAGACTTTGACGAGGGGGGCTTTATCGTTCTCGAGGAGTTCTTCGATCCTTCCGAACTCGACCGGCTGCTCAGCGCCATCGAAGAGGTCGGCGAACGGATAAGATCAGAGAAGAACCTCGGTCCCGATGACCCCTATGCCGTGCGCAATGCCCTGGCGCATCACGATGCGTTTCTCGATCTCATCGATCACCCGCGTATGCTGCCCCTGGTGGTGGACGCGATCGGCTGGAACATCCAGATCCGCACTACGCACCTGGACGTCCGGCCTCCGTATCCCGAGGACCTGAAGGCGCGGATTTCAGGCGTCGGCAAGGGTGAAGACCACGAGGCGGGATACCGCAATGTCGGCTGGCATCCCGACCTGGCGAGCGACGACCTGTTCATGGCGCCGTCCCTCGATGGACGCCTGCCGTACATGGAGGTCAAGGTCTTCTACGTGCTATACGACATGACCGAATCCGATTGCGGCAACCTGTGGCTGGTGCCGGGCAGCCACCGGCGCCGGCCCGCGGAACTGTTCGGACGGGAAAACGGGACGGATCCGGAAGGGGCGGTCGAGCTCAAGTTGCCGATCGGCTCGGCCGTGTTGTGGCGCACTGCGGTGTGGCACTGCGTCGGCCCCAACCTCTCGCGGAAGACGCGCAAGATCATGCACGTGGGATACCACTACCGCTGGCTTCGGCCGACCGACTTCAACGAGCAGGATCCCGGACTCATCGAAAGAAGCCCGCCCATCCGGCGGCAGCTGCTGGGCGCCCTGTCCCCGAAGGGCGACCCGATGGGACCGGATCCCTATTACCATCCCGCGTCCCGGCATTGGATGTCGGAAGACAAGGACGACGTTCCGCTCCGCGAGTGGGCCGAGCGCATCGCCGAAGGTTAG
- a CDS encoding sulfatase-like hydrolase/transferase: MPKQPNIVVLMSDQQRLDTVSCYGLNEVCRTPHIDALAARGVRFDWAFTPTAICSPARASFYTGLYPHRHGVTANGLCLNEGVRGINHYLSDAGYRCGYAGKWHVDQETGPTGYGFTGKDFMGYGFPGGNLLPGLQFGGSLSSHNYYADYLKEHGFDPPPTVSHRYVGTNPSNQRQEMFALHEGPVESCIEYFVAEEAIRVLDEVAGSEEPFFLWANFWGPHSPSLVPEPYFSMYDPKSIPEHPGYAETFEKKPYRQKLIENLWGLGDYGWEGFQEIGARYFGHCTLLDDMVGRVVAHLEKLGELDNTIIVYTADHGDCLGAHKLIEKGEFMYDEIYRIPLVIAHPGCHAPGTACEEFVYLHEIMLSSLDAAGVEVPADLDGQSFLPAIEGRPFANGREEVYCVFDRHFTVANQRMVRTRTHQFTFNSADPGELYDLLRDPYQLDNVYGEPEYETVRQDLMGRMDRYMEKMGDPLHGWFGRIKGAY, encoded by the coding sequence TTGCCCAAGCAACCCAATATCGTCGTCCTGATGTCCGACCAGCAACGGCTAGACACGGTGAGTTGCTACGGGCTGAACGAGGTGTGCCGGACGCCGCATATCGACGCCCTGGCCGCGCGGGGCGTGCGTTTCGACTGGGCGTTCACGCCGACGGCGATCTGCTCGCCGGCCCGCGCCTCCTTCTACACGGGGCTCTATCCGCACAGGCACGGGGTCACGGCCAACGGCCTGTGCCTGAACGAGGGCGTGCGCGGCATAAACCACTACCTGTCGGATGCAGGTTACCGCTGCGGGTATGCCGGAAAGTGGCACGTGGACCAGGAAACCGGTCCCACGGGCTACGGGTTCACCGGCAAGGATTTCATGGGCTACGGCTTCCCCGGGGGGAATCTGCTCCCTGGCCTGCAGTTCGGCGGCAGTCTAAGCAGCCACAACTATTACGCCGACTATCTGAAAGAGCACGGTTTCGACCCGCCGCCCACGGTTTCGCACCGCTACGTCGGCACGAATCCCTCGAACCAGCGCCAGGAGATGTTCGCCCTGCACGAAGGGCCGGTCGAGTCGTGCATCGAGTACTTCGTCGCGGAGGAAGCCATCCGCGTGCTCGACGAGGTGGCCGGCAGCGAGGAACCCTTCTTCCTGTGGGCCAATTTCTGGGGTCCGCACAGCCCTTCGCTGGTCCCGGAGCCGTACTTCTCCATGTACGACCCGAAGTCTATTCCTGAGCATCCGGGGTACGCCGAGACCTTCGAGAAGAAGCCCTATCGTCAGAAGCTCATCGAAAACCTCTGGGGGCTGGGCGACTACGGCTGGGAAGGATTCCAGGAAATCGGCGCACGCTATTTCGGGCACTGCACACTCCTCGACGACATGGTGGGACGCGTCGTGGCGCACCTGGAGAAACTGGGCGAACTCGACAACACCATCATCGTATACACCGCCGACCACGGCGACTGCCTCGGCGCGCACAAGCTGATCGAGAAGGGCGAATTCATGTACGACGAGATCTACCGCATCCCCCTCGTCATTGCCCATCCCGGCTGTCATGCGCCCGGCACGGCCTGCGAGGAGTTCGTCTACCTCCACGAAATCATGCTCTCGTCCCTCGACGCTGCGGGTGTCGAAGTGCCCGCCGATCTCGATGGCCAGTCCTTTCTCCCGGCCATCGAAGGTCGCCCCTTTGCGAATGGGCGCGAGGAAGTCTACTGCGTATTCGACCGCCACTTCACCGTCGCCAATCAGCGCATGGTCCGCACCCGAACCCACCAGTTCACCTTTAATTCGGCCGATCCCGGCGAGCTGTACGATCTGCTGCGCGACCCCTACCAGCTCGACAACGTGTACGGGGAACCGGAATATGAAACTGTAAGACAGGATTTAATGGGTCGGATGGATCGCTACATGGAGAAAATGGGTGATCCACTGCACGGATGGTTCGGGCGAATCAAGGGGGCGTATTAG
- a CDS encoding SEL1-like repeat protein — protein sequence MYFLGRGVEENYAAAMDWYRKAADQGHPKAQHKIGVMYDDGEGVTKDDAKAVEWYTKAASQDYPDAQYDLGLMYLYGEGIQEDASESIRWIHKAAEQDYADAQYALGVLYSNGQHVEQDESLAVEWYLKAAEQGHKLAQNNLGLMYDNGSGVAEDDAEAVKWYRSSAEQGNLNAQYNLGLMYERGGTGIPRDESEAFKWYRLAAEQEDADAQYTIGAMYDNGRGVSEDDEEAVKWYRKSAEQGNADAQYSLGVMYDYGEGVPEQNDEAVFWYRKAAEQGDVDAQNDLGVMYKNGEGVPKDLAEAARWYRKAAEQENALSQYNLGLLYKTGQGVDMDKSIAAQWIQRAAEQGYVSAQYDLGVMYRSGEGVAQNDSAAVVWFGKAADQGDADAQFGLGIIYHYGYGVNIDLNEAVRWYRQAADQDEPYAQNNLGYMYENGMGVPQDYTEAARWYARAAGQGHSSSQYNLGTLYETGTGVPENDEKAVSWYRKAAEQGNGDAQYSLGVMYDNGEGVQKDEEEALLWYRMAAEQGIVNAQINMGYMYFYGEGVPENEILGYAWTRVAAAQGDSLANSNIEAYRVFMSTDQIEQAEKLAETYRERINEQP from the coding sequence ATGTATTTCCTAGGGCGTGGCGTGGAAGAAAACTATGCCGCGGCGATGGATTGGTACCGAAAAGCCGCGGACCAGGGCCACCCGAAAGCCCAGCACAAGATCGGCGTCATGTACGATGATGGCGAAGGTGTAACCAAAGATGACGCGAAGGCGGTGGAATGGTATACAAAGGCTGCAAGTCAGGACTATCCGGACGCCCAGTACGACCTAGGCCTCATGTACCTGTATGGTGAAGGCATTCAGGAGGATGCGTCCGAGAGTATCCGGTGGATTCACAAGGCTGCCGAGCAGGACTATGCTGACGCACAGTACGCCCTAGGAGTCCTCTATTCGAATGGACAGCATGTTGAGCAGGATGAATCACTTGCCGTCGAATGGTATCTCAAAGCCGCTGAACAGGGCCATAAGCTCGCACAGAATAACCTGGGGCTCATGTACGATAATGGGTCAGGTGTAGCGGAAGATGATGCCGAGGCCGTCAAGTGGTACCGAAGTTCGGCCGAGCAAGGAAACCTGAACGCACAGTACAATCTGGGACTGATGTACGAGCGTGGTGGTACAGGGATTCCCAGGGATGAATCCGAAGCGTTTAAGTGGTATCGGCTCGCTGCCGAACAGGAAGATGCAGACGCTCAGTACACTATCGGCGCTATGTATGACAATGGGCGCGGTGTTTCAGAAGACGACGAAGAAGCGGTGAAATGGTATCGGAAATCCGCAGAGCAAGGAAACGCCGATGCTCAGTACAGTCTAGGCGTCATGTACGATTACGGGGAGGGGGTTCCAGAACAAAACGACGAGGCTGTCTTCTGGTATCGCAAGGCCGCCGAGCAGGGAGACGTGGATGCCCAGAATGATTTGGGCGTGATGTACAAAAACGGTGAGGGGGTTCCAAAGGACTTAGCCGAAGCGGCAAGATGGTATAGGAAGGCCGCGGAACAGGAGAACGCGCTTTCACAGTACAATCTGGGACTCCTGTACAAGACCGGGCAGGGCGTTGACATGGACAAGTCGATTGCCGCACAGTGGATTCAACGCGCTGCAGAACAGGGCTACGTGTCCGCGCAGTACGATCTTGGCGTGATGTACAGGTCTGGTGAAGGTGTTGCACAGAACGACTCTGCGGCAGTGGTTTGGTTCGGCAAGGCTGCCGACCAGGGTGATGCAGATGCGCAGTTCGGCCTGGGGATCATTTATCATTATGGATATGGAGTTAACATAGATTTGAATGAAGCCGTTAGGTGGTATCGGCAGGCTGCCGACCAGGACGAACCGTACGCCCAGAACAATCTCGGATACATGTATGAGAACGGGATGGGCGTTCCTCAGGATTACACTGAAGCCGCACGTTGGTACGCAAGAGCTGCAGGGCAGGGACATTCGAGCTCTCAGTACAATCTAGGTACTCTATACGAAACAGGTACAGGCGTACCGGAAAACGACGAAAAGGCCGTTTCATGGTACCGCAAGGCTGCTGAACAAGGAAATGGAGACGCTCAGTACAGTCTCGGGGTTATGTATGACAACGGTGAGGGCGTTCAAAAAGATGAAGAGGAAGCGCTTCTGTGGTATAGAATGGCTGCCGAACAGGGAATAGTGAATGCCCAGATAAACATGGGATACATGTATTTCTACGGAGAAGGGGTACCTGAGAACGAAATCCTGGGCTATGCCTGGACGCGCGTCGCCGCGGCACAGGGAGACAGTCTGGCCAACAGCAACATCGAGGCTTACAGGGTTTTCATGTCAACGGACCAGATCGAACAGGCAGAGAAGCTGGCCGAGACATATCGTGAGCGAATCAACGAACAGCCTTGA
- a CDS encoding DUF3500 domain-containing protein, with protein MPNAAHLSEEYMSKARFMNRVMICLLGAMIAVAAFFAFLLFRPDVGTRIFFGTGPSSVEIKFKNDYKVPAADEKTEAIVAAARLFLDSLDDSQRQAATYRFTDNAQRSNWSNFPEGMVPRGGVMLGVLSEAQRANLDELLGELLSEAGMENITHQLAAEDLLVYGDVLGVMKYGSRYFTAAFLGEPSTTEPWMFQFGGHHLAINATVFGPNVSFSPMLTGGQPLHLHLDGDDIFVTRRETVAAQAFMESLTYEQKGQAVRSDRPIDLLLGPGKYGVTVAPEGIKGSELAALQKTLLLDVIEARLGFMNSDDYAQKMKAVVAGIEDTYFGWWGRQDVPGAAYFRVTGPSIVLEYAVQNGEDTVDHVHSMYREMDNDYGSAWIGVE; from the coding sequence ATGCCGAATGCCGCACATCTATCTGAGGAATATATGAGTAAGGCGAGATTCATGAATCGTGTGATGATTTGCCTTCTCGGTGCTATGATAGCCGTTGCCGCGTTTTTCGCCTTCCTGTTGTTTCGCCCCGATGTTGGGACGCGAATTTTCTTTGGAACGGGCCCCTCATCGGTTGAGATCAAGTTTAAGAACGATTACAAGGTCCCCGCCGCAGACGAGAAAACCGAGGCCATCGTGGCGGCCGCAAGGTTATTTCTGGATTCACTGGACGACAGTCAAAGACAGGCGGCGACATACCGGTTTACCGATAACGCACAGCGCTCAAACTGGTCCAACTTCCCCGAGGGCATGGTCCCGCGAGGAGGTGTTATGCTCGGTGTGCTCTCTGAAGCACAGCGGGCGAATCTGGATGAGCTTCTTGGGGAACTGCTGAGTGAAGCCGGCATGGAGAACATCACGCATCAGCTGGCCGCGGAAGACCTGCTGGTCTATGGAGACGTGCTCGGCGTCATGAAATACGGCAGCAGGTACTTCACCGCTGCCTTTCTCGGTGAACCGTCCACTACTGAGCCCTGGATGTTCCAGTTCGGTGGGCACCATCTCGCCATAAACGCCACCGTATTCGGACCGAACGTTTCCTTTTCACCTATGCTGACGGGTGGCCAACCGCTGCACTTGCACCTTGATGGTGACGACATCTTCGTTACGCGAAGGGAAACCGTGGCGGCACAGGCGTTCATGGAGAGTCTTACGTACGAGCAGAAGGGACAAGCCGTGCGTTCAGATCGGCCCATCGACCTCCTGCTGGGGCCGGGAAAGTATGGGGTTACCGTTGCGCCGGAAGGCATCAAGGGAAGCGAACTGGCCGCCCTGCAGAAAACGTTGCTCCTGGATGTCATTGAGGCCCGACTGGGTTTCATGAACAGTGACGATTATGCACAGAAAATGAAAGCGGTCGTGGCCGGTATCGAGGACACGTATTTTGGATGGTGGGGACGGCAGGATGTCCCGGGCGCCGCGTATTTCCGCGTAACCGGCCCGTCCATCGTACTCGAATATGCGGTTCAGAACGGCGAGGACACTGTAGATCACGTTCACAGCATGTATCGTGAGATGGACAACGACTACGGTTCCGCATGGATCGGGGTCGAGTGA